A DNA window from Parabacteroides johnsonii DSM 18315 contains the following coding sequences:
- a CDS encoding T9SS type A sorting domain-containing protein, which produces MKRINYIIGICILAASLITAATQGGDVFDGWKKLTKAGEEEVQPPHKHPNAYWRFWGKGNGSLNVVVEEPEPFKVVSGEPLIIDTVEIGEQQSCDLDLSQIPDSAYTYYCVYRESANRSDSIGRIVSSTYSNDTVNTQMRPYQDHDYCIWYYVDTYVDLTKNKNTYTATNILGPDTFILEVSTKDNYKCVYANPDNNGNVVVGQTGGFFYKPSEVTRYKVVVEDTRVLKHPRQYWNDLSKVNVMYPESEVAESSKDTTVTGKFSLNINPFENTKDDKLGNYDYACLVIDDNISFEGLTTAGGNGAPREYKTKDGKKIAVWYRTTTKDTLNISFKVGSTVGTDPDTTVCDLYYGKGLLKVGDNIQQAASILDISKMANVKKYTYTIYQKPLDKSLVIIDENNIRHEKVDTLYALPGEKIKIYQQANSLEGISGYIAWHSPEKDYLWYKNHIDFADGGFQYYHNGVAFYKTKASNGTTPMPVSLCYIYYTADERMEKDEEVTLYWDASSMLGAKEVTDAEGNITLFPPSQVTIRHKYIIKHAENSSDRLQKALEERRQSSSSTDTELLNKAGFFEQFEIHTPYNENGSNTSFRLVEPLYNYYIPGGTFNGDVDYQACANAVLWKVYDASGNPAEFLGPDGTFVTELMQWKKGWGDVTGGGTVEWPNIFFCQGLGKDAATAKGTLQQKQFYITAEVGRKKDEYTDVDKWYPVSLLTVYLEPFADFKTERELKAAAESPLDNNYKARYQSVIERDYVLLNSITFDAPPNGEVDYTPLIGLKGDAEKNYRSSTLLPDASEYAVSASFAYDGVPGVEGVGRASGARGVYRGEYALFKTLNVQGVSDKNAKYFDWFAQATKNGKEGGDYFVKVHDRHYEHNKIHSGNESEMGFFMYVDATEIPGVIVKLPVDSGALCQGTRLLVTAWVCNLQSKSEGSIAADLGFTFKGITEKENEEREETILNKFYTGTARQVPDTATVSQSATESNPLEAEWQQVYFYFTIKPGEATYNSYLLEIANNCRHSNGADFAVDDIRVYKMNPELYVEREEACDENDLVVRTGYEHILGVYGKTAESSDETKVDPDQDSWMKQLLHLGLRDHEFNVYYSFTDEYKFNARADSVHWLFLDYNNNGDRASHGRVVVSTKKDYYNAWNNINDSDLIDTHLYEESRRRKLKAILDYKGLYERYSKTDKPNTVLTPAELAEKAKELDIIDDLYNSNPIDTATIIKHEKFIELSKYFFTSLGMTPIQLSWQTVADKSRGVISLAHVTKTVDAPEQTQADGEGTESEIDHENDKLEEGTQYHVGLFKDEDFYLNNGLVRMDECFPVADFKVSYNGLSIFVDTETEIDDAFICSFSSVNLSAKLKFNYQGKEDSLTGKDVPIDWYVGTMKDKTYTDLTGTSVSLEAALDAFHEQCGESKDFRGTVADLKDMIDFEYKDYLLKLCNDSLLYLDENGFYFSVTDTRRDIVAIPNRRAIEYGSTYSYVICTEPEDFTIKVNENVPEAWLGLDEIDYEEGFQPAIRLGLKDIENSREEELTIPIRKVVFSPKEEEELKKVDHLGFAREVGKDFYDIIFTGESTDPEWKNAGQVAVLESIVAYKDEREEELLTLRFIDFTNDQDSRLHGLTFREGFEYELQVRFHEYDVENNYLQEFCDGFINFKIKIVPEYVTWAGSEDSRNWNNDANWRRATFEELYKKEEDPNGTHTESFSPMAFTKVMIPQEGKNPILLDTKWEEDVTPFTIKDLEEEGNSATDNIELDLMVDRDDLIAKRFYANTCDEIYFKPNATLMSQQYLTYDTARVEFEMEKDQWYLLSSPLKGVVAGDMYSPKTDSGRQVTDAFAPIVFDPNKNNRFAPAYYQRKWDNTAVLYFRNEGQNPDPDTHDSYISANWSTEYNDAEVFYTPGSGFSVHVENLPDNGTTSLVRLPKGDTSYDYYSNGESTPEKPNTQSITRGDNYGQLSLGKDEKTITVNLENQTDANKYFLAGNPFMTYLNMEVFLKENNLGSTYWLLNEKGETVVTRVSEEGILSNMQEATAGCVAPMQGFFVFREEPVTKVVAIEGLKYSTDMMLADNISSEEEAMTKSVPLSVVPSLYIEAERSGRKSSLSLIQREKAEVGYKKEEDVAILLNVNHPATPIVYSIAGTQATCINVIPEMANIPLGVYSEDESDVTLRFAGLEHFGDSLYLYDALKNEDILVDSRNAEVTVPGATHGRYFLNVSRSIQVESQIRVYTPMPGQVVVASTAGDLLKSVRVYDLSGKMVSIFDHLSTTVHQFSLPAGFYIVCAESESCTEKSKISVR; this is translated from the coding sequence ATGAAACGAATCAATTATATAATCGGAATCTGTATCCTCGCCGCTTCGCTGATTACTGCTGCGACGCAAGGCGGTGATGTTTTTGATGGATGGAAGAAGTTGACGAAGGCGGGGGAAGAGGAGGTGCAGCCACCGCATAAACATCCTAATGCGTATTGGCGTTTTTGGGGGAAAGGTAATGGTTCATTAAATGTGGTAGTTGAAGAACCGGAGCCCTTTAAAGTTGTTAGTGGTGAGCCACTCATCATAGATACTGTTGAAATAGGAGAACAACAGAGCTGTGACTTAGACTTGTCTCAGATACCGGACTCTGCGTATACCTATTATTGTGTATATAGGGAAAGTGCTAATAGGTCTGACTCGATTGGTAGGATTGTATCATCTACATATAGTAATGATACAGTGAATACACAGATGCGTCCATATCAAGATCATGATTATTGTATTTGGTATTATGTAGATACTTATGTTGATTTAACAAAGAACAAAAATACTTATACTGCTACAAATATACTTGGGCCGGATACGTTTATATTAGAAGTAAGTACGAAAGATAATTATAAGTGTGTATATGCGAACCCCGATAACAATGGTAATGTTGTGGTTGGCCAAACCGGAGGATTTTTCTATAAACCATCAGAAGTAACACGATATAAAGTTGTAGTTGAGGATACACGAGTGTTGAAACATCCAAGACAGTATTGGAATGATTTAAGTAAAGTAAATGTAATGTATCCAGAAAGTGAGGTGGCAGAATCCAGTAAAGACACAACAGTAACAGGAAAGTTTTCCTTGAACATAAATCCGTTTGAAAATACTAAAGACGACAAGTTGGGAAATTATGACTATGCGTGTCTTGTGATTGATGATAATATAAGCTTTGAAGGTTTAACTACAGCTGGGGGAAATGGAGCTCCAAGGGAATATAAAACCAAGGATGGTAAAAAAATAGCAGTCTGGTACCGAACCACGACAAAGGATACATTGAATATTTCTTTTAAAGTAGGTTCTACAGTGGGCACTGACCCTGATACAACTGTTTGTGACCTTTATTATGGTAAAGGTCTTTTAAAGGTGGGGGACAATATACAACAAGCAGCCTCTATTTTGGATATATCCAAGATGGCAAATGTAAAAAAGTATACGTATACTATCTATCAAAAACCGTTGGATAAGTCTTTGGTAATCATAGATGAAAACAATATCCGCCATGAGAAAGTTGATACTTTATACGCGTTGCCGGGTGAAAAAATCAAGATATATCAGCAAGCTAATTCACTTGAAGGTATCAGTGGATATATTGCTTGGCATTCTCCAGAGAAGGACTATCTGTGGTATAAGAATCATATAGATTTTGCTGATGGTGGTTTTCAGTACTATCATAATGGAGTTGCTTTTTATAAAACAAAGGCATCAAATGGTACTACTCCTATGCCAGTAAGTTTGTGTTATATCTACTATACAGCGGATGAAAGGATGGAGAAAGATGAAGAAGTAACCTTATATTGGGATGCAAGCAGTATGCTGGGAGCGAAAGAGGTAACAGACGCAGAGGGCAATATAACGTTGTTCCCCCCTTCTCAAGTAACCATACGCCATAAATATATCATTAAACATGCAGAGAATAGCTCTGATAGGCTGCAAAAGGCTTTGGAGGAGCGTCGGCAGAGTAGTAGTTCAACAGATACAGAGCTGTTGAATAAAGCCGGTTTTTTTGAACAATTTGAAATACATACTCCATATAATGAGAATGGAAGTAATACGAGTTTCCGTTTAGTAGAGCCATTATATAATTATTATATTCCGGGTGGAACGTTTAATGGTGATGTCGATTATCAGGCTTGTGCCAATGCTGTGCTGTGGAAAGTATATGACGCTTCGGGCAATCCTGCGGAGTTTCTTGGACCGGACGGCACGTTTGTTACCGAGTTAATGCAATGGAAAAAGGGTTGGGGCGATGTGACTGGTGGCGGTACCGTAGAATGGCCTAATATTTTCTTTTGCCAGGGTTTGGGGAAAGATGCTGCAACTGCTAAAGGAACACTTCAGCAAAAGCAATTTTATATAACGGCGGAAGTCGGTCGTAAAAAAGATGAGTATACTGATGTTGACAAATGGTATCCGGTCTCACTTCTAACAGTTTATTTGGAGCCTTTTGCTGATTTCAAGACAGAACGGGAGTTAAAGGCTGCTGCTGAAAGTCCTCTGGATAACAATTATAAAGCGAGGTATCAAAGTGTAATAGAAAGAGATTATGTACTCTTGAATTCCATTACATTTGATGCACCTCCTAATGGGGAGGTGGACTATACCCCACTCATAGGCCTTAAAGGTGATGCTGAAAAAAATTATCGCTCCAGCACATTGCTTCCTGATGCATCAGAATATGCGGTAAGTGCGTCTTTTGCTTATGATGGTGTGCCAGGAGTAGAAGGAGTGGGTAGAGCCAGCGGTGCAAGAGGCGTTTATCGTGGAGAATATGCGCTGTTTAAGACATTGAATGTTCAAGGAGTGTCTGATAAAAATGCAAAGTATTTTGATTGGTTCGCTCAAGCAACTAAGAATGGTAAGGAGGGTGGTGATTATTTTGTCAAGGTTCACGATCGTCATTATGAACATAATAAAATTCATTCAGGGAATGAGTCGGAAATGGGTTTCTTCATGTATGTGGATGCGACAGAAATACCCGGGGTAATTGTAAAATTGCCAGTGGATAGTGGTGCGTTATGCCAGGGAACCCGTCTTTTGGTTACGGCTTGGGTTTGTAATTTGCAGTCAAAGTCAGAAGGTTCTATCGCTGCTGATCTTGGGTTTACCTTTAAAGGAATAACAGAAAAAGAAAATGAAGAGAGAGAAGAGACTATTCTGAATAAATTCTATACAGGAACAGCCAGGCAAGTGCCTGATACGGCTACTGTTAGCCAATCTGCAACAGAAAGTAATCCTTTAGAGGCCGAATGGCAACAAGTATATTTCTATTTCACGATCAAACCGGGGGAGGCCACTTATAACTCTTACCTGCTGGAAATAGCCAACAACTGCCGCCATTCGAATGGTGCGGACTTCGCGGTCGACGATATACGGGTTTACAAAATGAATCCGGAGCTGTATGTGGAACGTGAGGAGGCTTGTGATGAGAATGATCTCGTGGTGCGTACCGGATATGAACACATATTAGGTGTTTATGGAAAGACGGCTGAAAGTTCCGACGAAACAAAGGTAGACCCTGATCAGGATTCCTGGATGAAGCAGCTTTTGCATCTGGGGCTGAGAGATCATGAGTTTAATGTGTATTATTCGTTCACAGATGAGTATAAATTCAATGCGCGTGCAGATAGCGTCCATTGGTTGTTTTTGGATTATAACAATAATGGCGATCGCGCTTCGCATGGACGTGTAGTCGTTTCGACAAAGAAAGATTATTATAATGCATGGAATAATATAAATGACTCGGATCTGATTGATACGCATCTCTATGAAGAGAGTAGAAGAAGAAAACTTAAGGCTATTCTGGATTATAAGGGTTTGTATGAAAGGTATAGCAAAACAGATAAACCGAATACTGTTTTAACACCAGCGGAGTTAGCAGAAAAAGCAAAGGAACTTGACATAATAGATGATTTATATAATAGTAATCCTATAGATACAGCGACGATTATTAAACACGAAAAGTTTATCGAGCTATCTAAATATTTTTTCACCAGTTTAGGTATGACCCCTATCCAGTTATCTTGGCAAACGGTTGCGGACAAGAGTCGGGGAGTGATCTCGCTGGCCCATGTTACGAAAACGGTAGATGCCCCCGAGCAAACACAAGCGGATGGTGAAGGTACGGAAAGTGAGATCGATCACGAGAATGACAAACTGGAAGAAGGTACGCAATATCATGTCGGTCTGTTTAAAGATGAAGACTTTTATCTGAATAATGGACTCGTTCGAATGGACGAATGTTTCCCTGTTGCCGATTTCAAAGTTTCCTACAACGGTCTTTCTATTTTCGTTGATACTGAAACCGAGATTGATGATGCCTTTATTTGTTCATTCAGTTCTGTGAATCTGTCCGCCAAATTGAAGTTTAACTATCAGGGGAAAGAAGACTCTTTAACCGGAAAGGATGTTCCGATAGATTGGTATGTGGGAACCATGAAGGATAAAACGTATACTGATCTTACCGGTACTTCTGTCTCTTTGGAGGCAGCATTGGATGCTTTCCATGAACAGTGTGGTGAAAGTAAAGACTTCAGAGGAACGGTTGCTGATTTAAAAGATATGATAGACTTTGAGTATAAAGATTATCTGTTAAAACTATGTAATGACAGTTTATTATATCTCGACGAAAACGGCTTTTATTTCAGCGTAACAGATACCAGAAGAGATATAGTTGCCATCCCCAACAGACGGGCAATCGAATATGGAAGTACATATAGCTATGTTATCTGTACAGAACCTGAAGATTTCACAATCAAGGTGAACGAAAATGTTCCGGAAGCCTGGTTGGGACTTGATGAGATTGATTACGAAGAGGGTTTCCAACCGGCCATACGTTTGGGATTGAAGGATATTGAAAACAGTCGAGAAGAGGAACTGACAATTCCTATTCGCAAGGTCGTATTTTCTCCGAAAGAAGAGGAAGAGCTTAAAAAAGTAGACCATTTAGGTTTCGCCCGAGAAGTGGGTAAAGATTTTTACGATATCATATTTACCGGTGAATCTACTGACCCGGAATGGAAGAACGCTGGACAAGTAGCAGTTTTGGAATCTATTGTTGCGTATAAAGATGAACGGGAGGAAGAATTGTTGACCCTCCGATTTATCGATTTCACAAATGATCAGGATAGTCGTTTGCATGGTCTAACCTTCCGCGAAGGTTTCGAATACGAATTGCAGGTACGATTCCATGAATACGATGTGGAGAACAACTATCTGCAAGAATTTTGCGATGGTTTTATCAATTTCAAGATCAAGATTGTTCCGGAATATGTGACTTGGGCAGGATCGGAAGATAGCCGCAACTGGAATAATGATGCAAACTGGAGACGAGCAACTTTTGAAGAGTTATATAAAAAAGAAGAAGATCCTAACGGAACTCATACAGAATCTTTCTCCCCTATGGCATTCACAAAAGTGATGATTCCGCAGGAAGGAAAGAACCCGATTTTGCTGGATACAAAATGGGAAGAAGATGTTACTCCTTTTACAATAAAAGATTTGGAGGAAGAAGGAAATTCAGCAACCGACAATATCGAGCTCGATTTGATGGTTGACCGTGACGACCTCATTGCAAAACGCTTCTATGCCAACACCTGCGATGAGATTTACTTCAAACCCAACGCTACCTTGATGAGCCAGCAATACCTGACCTACGACACGGCCCGCGTAGAGTTTGAAATGGAAAAAGACCAGTGGTATCTGCTTTCTTCACCGCTTAAAGGTGTAGTAGCCGGCGATATGTATTCGCCCAAAACCGATAGTGGACGACAGGTAACAGATGCTTTTGCTCCGATCGTGTTTGACCCGAATAAGAACAACCGTTTCGCTCCGGCCTATTATCAGCGGAAGTGGGACAATACGGCTGTTTTGTATTTCCGGAATGAAGGACAAAACCCAGATCCGGATACTCATGATTCGTATATATCTGCTAATTGGAGTACGGAATATAATGATGCCGAGGTATTTTATACCCCAGGTTCCGGTTTCTCTGTTCATGTAGAGAATTTACCGGATAATGGAACTACTTCGTTAGTCCGACTGCCAAAGGGTGATACTTCATACGATTATTATTCAAATGGTGAATCTACTCCAGAGAAGCCGAATACTCAGAGTATTACAAGAGGTGATAACTATGGCCAGCTGAGTTTAGGTAAGGATGAAAAAACTATTACAGTTAATTTGGAAAATCAAACAGATGCCAATAAATATTTCTTGGCAGGTAATCCCTTTATGACTTACTTGAATATGGAAGTATTCTTAAAAGAGAATAATTTAGGATCAACTTATTGGCTCTTGAATGAAAAAGGAGAAACTGTTGTGACTCGTGTCTCTGAAGAAGGTATTCTTTCAAATATGCAAGAGGCAACGGCTGGTTGTGTGGCTCCAATGCAAGGTTTCTTTGTGTTTCGTGAAGAGCCTGTAACGAAAGTTGTTGCAATAGAAGGTTTGAAATATTCCACAGACATGATGCTTGCCGACAATATTTCTTCAGAAGAAGAGGCAATGACAAAGTCCGTTCCCTTAAGCGTTGTGCCTTCTCTATATATTGAGGCTGAACGCTCTGGACGTAAAAGTTCCCTCTCGCTGATTCAAAGAGAAAAAGCCGAGGTCGGATATAAAAAGGAGGAAGATGTGGCTATATTGCTGAATGTCAATCATCCGGCAACCCCGATTGTTTACTCGATCGCCGGTACGCAAGCCACCTGTATCAATGTAATCCCCGAAATGGCTAATATCCCGTTGGGCGTTTATAGTGAAGATGAGTCGGATGTAACGTTGCGCTTTGCCGGCCTCGAACACTTCGGCGACTCTCTCTACCTCTACGACGCCTTGAAGAATGAAGATATTTTGGTCGATTCGCGCAATGCGGAAGTGACGGTGCCGGGGGCTACGCATGGCCGTTATTTCCTGAATGTTTCACGTAGCATCCAGGTGGAAAGCCAGATACGCGTCTATACGCCGATGCCGGGACAGGTGGTAGTGGCCTCTACGGCGGGAGACCTGTTGAAGAGCGTGCGTGTGTATGATCTTTCCGGTAAGATGGTCTCCATATTCGATCATCTGAGCACGACGGTGCATCAGTTCTCGTTGCCTGCCGGATTTTATATCGTATGTGCGGAAAGTGAAAGCTGTACGGAGAAAAGCAAGATAAGCGTTCGCTAA
- the gluP gene encoding glucose/galactose MFS transporter: MENTNSASKGYLFPLVVIGVLFFMIGFALGINGLIIPFLRTALDLTTAESYLVLAATFSTFVIFGYPCGLIIKAIGYKKTMILSFLFFAVGLYLFIPSAENKSFSMFLLASFISGIGNTMLQAAVNPYITILGPLESAATRMSMMGIANKAAWAIAPIFLGVFLNLSDVKLEDIKMPFYFISGIFVVLGILVAFVPLPEVKAEGEDENDTESAASAYASNKTSIWQFPHLLLGLVSLLCYVGVETLAMASIVDYAKSIGLADPQVYTSYTVIGMVAGYLVGVFFIPKYISQEKAMFICAIIGVASSLLVVFLPVHVSIWFVALLGLANSLMWPALWPLAMKDLGKFTKTGSSLLVMAIVGGAIFPLLFGWLADEFGDLQQAYWICFPAYLMIFYYALSGHKIRV, from the coding sequence ATGGAAAACACAAACTCTGCTTCAAAAGGGTATCTATTCCCTTTGGTTGTTATTGGCGTACTTTTCTTTATGATTGGCTTCGCCTTAGGTATTAACGGATTGATTATTCCGTTCCTGCGTACTGCATTGGATCTGACTACTGCTGAATCATACCTGGTTTTGGCAGCGACTTTCTCCACTTTTGTTATTTTCGGTTATCCTTGCGGACTTATTATCAAGGCGATCGGATATAAGAAGACGATGATCCTGTCTTTTCTGTTTTTTGCCGTCGGATTGTATTTGTTTATTCCATCTGCCGAAAATAAGAGTTTTTCCATGTTCCTGCTTGCCTCTTTCATAAGCGGTATCGGTAATACGATGTTGCAGGCAGCTGTGAATCCTTATATTACGATTCTGGGCCCGTTGGAAAGTGCTGCCACCCGTATGAGTATGATGGGGATTGCCAATAAGGCTGCTTGGGCGATCGCTCCGATTTTCCTTGGCGTATTCCTGAACCTGAGCGACGTGAAACTGGAAGATATCAAGATGCCGTTCTATTTCATTTCCGGTATTTTTGTCGTTTTGGGAATTCTAGTTGCATTTGTCCCGCTGCCGGAAGTAAAAGCGGAAGGAGAGGATGAAAACGATACGGAGTCGGCTGCCTCCGCTTATGCCTCCAATAAGACGAGCATCTGGCAGTTCCCGCACCTATTGTTGGGGCTGGTATCGTTGCTCTGTTATGTCGGCGTAGAGACACTCGCGATGGCAAGTATCGTGGATTATGCCAAATCGATCGGACTGGCGGACCCGCAGGTCTACACTTCGTATACGGTGATCGGTATGGTGGCTGGGTATCTGGTCGGCGTATTTTTCATCCCGAAATATATTTCACAGGAGAAAGCGATGTTTATCTGTGCGATTATCGGTGTGGCCAGCTCTTTGTTGGTCGTATTCCTTCCTGTACATGTTTCTATCTGGTTTGTCGCGCTGTTAGGTCTTGCCAATTCTCTGATGTGGCCGGCTCTGTGGCCATTGGCAATGAAGGATTTGGGAAAATTCACCAAAACCGGTTCTTCCTTGTTGGTAATGGCTATTGTGGGCGGTGCCATCTTCCCGTTACTGTTCGGCTGGCTGGCCGATGAATTTGGTGATTTGCAGCAGGCCTACTGGATCTGTTTCCCTGCATATCTGATGATTTTCTATTATGCGTTAAGCGGACATAAGATCCGTGTATAA
- a CDS encoding alpha/beta hydrolase: MENLELTKEWDKIFPKSDKVNHSKVTFRNRYGITLAADMYRPKNVNGKMAAIAVSGPFGAVKEQAAGLYAQTMAELGFLTIAFDPSYTGESGGTPRYVASPDINTEDFCAAVDYLSTCDDVDPERIGIIGICGWGGMALNAAAIDTRIKATVTSTMYDMSRVNANGYFDSMNADQRHELRRQLNEQRTADAKSGSYALAGGVIDPLPDDAPWFVKDYHDYYKTSRGYHKRSLNSNGGWNKTSALSFINMPLLAYSDEIRSAVLVIHGEKAHSRYFSEDAFKKLTGDNKELLIIPGASHVDLYDNLSAIPFDKIEHFFLEYLK; this comes from the coding sequence ATGGAAAACTTAGAATTGACAAAAGAATGGGATAAGATTTTCCCGAAGAGCGATAAAGTGAATCACAGTAAGGTAACGTTTCGCAACCGCTATGGCATCACGCTTGCCGCCGATATGTACAGACCAAAGAATGTAAATGGGAAAATGGCGGCTATCGCGGTATCCGGCCCATTCGGAGCTGTGAAAGAACAAGCGGCAGGCCTCTACGCACAGACAATGGCCGAACTCGGTTTCCTGACCATCGCCTTCGATCCCTCCTACACCGGAGAGAGTGGTGGAACACCCCGCTATGTAGCCTCTCCCGATATTAACACCGAGGACTTTTGCGCAGCTGTGGATTACCTCTCTACCTGCGATGATGTCGATCCCGAACGCATTGGTATCATCGGTATTTGCGGATGGGGAGGTATGGCGCTCAACGCTGCCGCGATCGACACCCGCATCAAGGCCACAGTCACTTCCACGATGTACGATATGAGCCGGGTAAATGCAAACGGCTATTTCGACTCCATGAATGCCGACCAGCGTCATGAACTTCGCCGCCAGCTCAACGAACAACGTACGGCAGACGCGAAAAGCGGCTCATACGCACTCGCCGGTGGAGTGATCGACCCACTGCCCGATGATGCTCCCTGGTTTGTAAAAGACTATCACGACTATTATAAGACCAGCCGTGGTTATCACAAACGCTCACTCAACTCCAACGGAGGATGGAACAAGACATCGGCTCTTTCATTCATCAACATGCCCCTACTCGCTTACAGTGACGAAATCCGCAGTGCCGTACTCGTGATACATGGTGAGAAAGCCCATTCCCGCTATTTCAGCGAAGACGCATTCAAAAAACTGACGGGTGACAACAAAGAGTTACTGATCATCCCCGGTGCCAGCCATGTCGACCTTTACGACAACCTATCGGCAATCCCGTTTGACAAAATCGAACATTTTTTTCTTGAATATTTGAAATAA